Genomic DNA from Pseudomonadota bacterium:
GCGGTGGATCACGCGGCTGACCCGGATCGTGAGATCGGCGAAACTCTCACCGTCCGGCGGGCGGTGAGTCGCCGGCGCCAGCCAGAACCGATGGCTGTCGGCAAAGGCGTTAACCTCGTCATACGTCAGGCCGTGCCAGGCGCCGAAGCTCTGTTCACCGAGATCGGGCTCCTCGAGCGGCGCGATCTGGCGGCCGCCGGCCTTAGCGATCGCGGCGGCCGTCTGTTTGGTGCGCTTCAGGTGGCTGGTTACCCAGACGGCGTCGTCGGGCAGCATGGCGTCGAGTGCGCGATACGCCTCCGGACTTTCGATCGTGGCGTTGGGATCGGTGGCGCCGTAAATGCGACCGTTGGTCTCGGTTACCGGCGCGTGGCGGATCCACCACCAACGGGTGACGGTCATGTCACCATCGCCACGGCGACCAGGACCGCGATCTCGGTCGCCTGCTGCATGGCGCCCAAAACGTCGCCGGTCTGACCACCGATCTGCCGGCCGGCGACATAGATGACGACCGCCGCCGCAGCCGTGGCCAGAAGGAGCGCCAGCACCCAGGTCCAGGGCAGCAGCAGGACGAGCGTCAAGAGCGCGGCGATACCCAGCGCCATGATCGTCGCTTCGAAGCCAGGCGTGCCGGCGTCAGCGCCAAGGCCGTCGGTTCGCGCCCTGGGCATCATGCGCATGGCGACCACGAGCACCGCGCGCGACACCGCGCCCGCGGCGATCAGCGTCGCCAGCACTTCATAGGGATTGCCGATGCCAGCCAGGGCACCGATGCGCGCGGCGATGACCAGCACCAGAGCGATCACGCCGTAGCTGCCGATCCGGCTGTCGCGCATGATATCGAGCTTCGACTCGC
This window encodes:
- a CDS encoding histidine phosphatase family protein, giving the protein MTVTRWWWIRHAPVTETNGRIYGATDPNATIESPEAYRALDAMLPDDAVWVTSHLKRTKQTAAAIAKAGGRQIAPLEEPDLGEQSFGAWHGLTYDEVNAFADSHRFWLAPATHRPPDGESFADLTIRVSRVIHRLTDENAGRDIIAVAHGGSIRAALGVALELTPEDALKFATENLSLTRLDHHAASGGHPPTWCVTWMNRPPAGDLILGQPA
- the cobS gene encoding adenosylcobinamide-GDP ribazoletransferase, with product MSHDDSGQHDTDLDWIDRLRLAFGFLTRLPVGGRGVSAPLAQAAALFPIVGAVVGLAAGVVYVIAHGLGTGPWLAACMAVGAAVLITGALHEDGLADVADGFGGGGDRESKLDIMRDSRIGSYGVIALVLVIAARIGALAGIGNPYEVLATLIAAGAVSRAVLVVAMRMMPRARTDGLGADAGTPGFEATIMALGIAALLTLVLLLPWTWVLALLLATAAAAVVIYVAGRQIGGQTGDVLGAMQQATEIAVLVAVAMVT